The following coding sequences lie in one Streptococcus suis genomic window:
- a CDS encoding translation factor (SUA5) yields MTKQIHWDGALSQEGFDIIKGEGGVIVCPTKVGYIIMTADKAGLERKFDAKERKRNKPGVVLCGSMEELRELAQLTPEIDAFYQKHWDEDILLGCILPWKPEAYAKLQAYGDGREELMTDVRGTSCFVIKFGVAGEQIAKEMWEKEGRMVYASSANPSGKGNRGKVEGIGERIASKVDLIIEADDYVASIQPDKTVETRYEQGVMVSMVDKDGKLIPEQGADSRSISPCPVVIRKGLDIDKIMMHLSDHFNSWDYRQGEYY; encoded by the coding sequence ATGACGAAACAAATTCACTGGGATGGCGCACTTTCACAAGAAGGATTTGACATTATCAAGGGGGAGGGAGGCGTGATTGTCTGCCCGACTAAGGTTGGTTATATTATCATGACTGCCGACAAGGCTGGTTTGGAGCGGAAGTTTGACGCTAAAGAGCGTAAGCGTAATAAGCCGGGTGTGGTGCTCTGTGGGAGCATGGAGGAGCTTCGTGAGTTAGCTCAGTTGACTCCTGAGATTGATGCTTTCTACCAAAAACATTGGGATGAGGACATTTTGTTGGGTTGTATCCTGCCTTGGAAACCAGAGGCTTATGCTAAGTTGCAGGCTTATGGCGATGGTCGTGAAGAGTTGATGACCGACGTTCGTGGTACTTCTTGCTTTGTTATCAAGTTTGGTGTAGCAGGCGAGCAGATTGCTAAGGAAATGTGGGAAAAGGAAGGCCGTATGGTCTACGCTTCTTCTGCCAATCCATCAGGTAAGGGAAATCGTGGCAAGGTAGAAGGTATCGGTGAGCGTATCGCTTCTAAAGTGGACTTGATTATCGAGGCGGATGACTATGTGGCCTCTATCCAGCCAGATAAGACCGTTGAAACCCGCTATGAGCAAGGGGTTATGGTGTCTATGGTAGACAAAGATGGTAAACTGATTCCAGAACAAGGTGCAGATAGCCGTTCTATCAGCCCATGCCCAGTTGTTATCCGCAAAGGGTTGGACATCGACAAAATCATGATGCACTTGTCAGATCATTTCAACTCTTGGGACTACAGACAAGGGGAATATTATTAA
- the leuD gene encoding 3-isopropylmalate dehydratase small subunit, with translation MHQFTTWIGTTVPLMNDNIDTDQLLPKQFLKLIDKKGFGKYLLYAWRYLDDNYTDNPDFILNQPDYQGASILISGDNFGAGSSREHAAWALADYGFKVIIAGSFGDIHYNNDLNNGILPIIQPKEVRDQLAQLAPDQEITVDLAEQLIRTPFGEFPFDIEQDWKHKLLNGLDDIGITLQYQDLITEYEGNRPSYWQE, from the coding sequence ATGCACCAATTTACCACATGGATAGGGACGACTGTTCCGCTCATGAATGATAATATTGATACCGACCAGCTCTTGCCCAAGCAGTTTCTCAAGCTGATTGACAAAAAGGGCTTTGGCAAGTATTTGCTATATGCTTGGCGGTACTTGGACGATAACTACACGGACAATCCTGATTTCATTCTCAACCAGCCTGACTATCAAGGCGCTAGTATCCTCATATCTGGGGATAACTTCGGAGCAGGTTCTTCTAGGGAACACGCTGCTTGGGCTCTGGCAGATTATGGCTTCAAGGTTATCATTGCAGGCTCCTTTGGAGATATTCATTACAACAATGACTTGAACAATGGCATTCTGCCCATTATCCAGCCCAAAGAAGTCAGGGACCAACTAGCTCAGCTGGCTCCTGACCAAGAAATCACGGTTGACTTGGCAGAACAGTTGATACGGACGCCTTTTGGGGAATTCCCATTTGACATCGAACAAGACTGGAAACACAAGTTGCTCAATGGCTTAGATGATATTGGGATTACCCTTCAGTATCAGGATTTGATTACTGAGTATGAGGGGAATCGCCCAAGCTACTGGCAAGAATAA
- the leuC gene encoding 3-isopropylmalate dehydratase large subunit, with translation MSGKSIFDKLWDRHVITGQEGQPQLLYVDQHYVHEVTSPQAFQGLRDTGRPVRRPDLTFATFDHNVPTVDIHNIRDVISKAQMDALAKNIEDFGIPHAAHGSEHQGIVHMVGPETGRTQPGKFIVCGDSHTATHGAFGAIAFGIGTSEVEHVLATQTIWQVKPKRLLVEFVGQAQRGVYAKDFILALIARYGVDCGLGHVVEFAGPVIDRLSMEERMTICNMSIEFGSKMGIMAPDQTTFDYLRGRECAPADFDAAVADWKELYSDADTVYDKHLVLDVSDLAPMVTWGTTPAMGVSFDETFPAICDHNDERAYAYMDLAPGQKAADIPVGYVFLGSCTNARLSDLQLAARIVKGRKIAEQVTAIVVPGSRPVKRAAEKLGLDKIFMEAGFEWRDPGCSMCLGMNPDKVPAGVHCASTSNRNFEDRQGFGAKTHLCSPAMAAAAALYGRFVDTRQLDILKEGV, from the coding sequence ATGAGTGGCAAATCCATTTTCGATAAGCTCTGGGATCGCCATGTGATTACAGGGCAGGAAGGACAGCCCCAGCTCCTCTATGTTGACCAGCATTATGTTCATGAGGTGACCAGTCCCCAGGCCTTTCAAGGATTGAGGGATACAGGGCGACCTGTTCGGCGCCCAGACTTGACCTTTGCGACTTTTGACCACAATGTCCCAACCGTTGATATTCACAATATCCGTGATGTCATTTCCAAGGCTCAGATGGATGCCTTGGCTAAGAATATAGAAGATTTCGGCATTCCCCACGCAGCCCACGGTTCGGAACATCAGGGGATTGTCCACATGGTTGGACCAGAAACAGGCAGGACACAGCCAGGTAAGTTCATTGTCTGCGGAGATAGCCATACAGCGACTCACGGAGCATTTGGAGCTATCGCTTTTGGGATTGGTACTTCTGAAGTGGAGCACGTTCTCGCTACCCAGACCATTTGGCAGGTTAAACCTAAGCGACTCCTAGTGGAATTTGTCGGTCAGGCGCAAAGAGGCGTCTATGCCAAGGACTTTATCCTGGCTCTGATTGCCCGCTACGGCGTGGATTGTGGTTTGGGTCATGTGGTGGAGTTTGCTGGTCCAGTCATCGACCGACTCAGCATGGAAGAGCGGATGACTATTTGCAATATGTCCATTGAGTTCGGCTCTAAGATGGGCATTATGGCTCCAGACCAGACCACTTTTGACTACCTGCGAGGTCGGGAGTGTGCACCAGCGGACTTCGATGCGGCGGTGGCAGACTGGAAGGAGCTCTACTCGGATGCGGACACCGTCTATGACAAGCATCTAGTCCTTGATGTGTCAGACTTGGCCCCCATGGTCACTTGGGGGACCACACCTGCTATGGGGGTTAGTTTTGACGAAACTTTCCCAGCCATCTGTGACCACAACGACGAGCGGGCCTATGCTTACATGGACTTGGCTCCTGGGCAAAAGGCTGCGGACATTCCCGTTGGCTATGTCTTCCTAGGCTCCTGTACCAATGCTCGCCTCAGCGATTTGCAGCTGGCAGCTAGGATTGTTAAGGGGCGGAAAATAGCAGAGCAGGTCACGGCTATTGTCGTACCAGGCAGTCGCCCTGTCAAGCGAGCTGCAGAAAAGCTTGGGCTAGACAAGATTTTTATGGAGGCTGGTTTTGAGTGGCGGGATCCCGGTTGCTCCATGTGTCTGGGCATGAATCCAGATAAGGTGCCTGCAGGTGTCCACTGTGCCTCCACAAGTAATCGGAACTTTGAAGACCGACAGGGCTTTGGGGCCAAGACCCATTTGTGTAGTCCTGCTATGGCTGCCGCAGCTGCGCTTTATGGACGATTTGTTGACACTAGACAGCTAGACATTCTCAAGGAGGGAGTCTAA
- the leuB gene encoding 3-isopropylmalate dehydrogenase, giving the protein MTKKIVALAGDGIGPEIMEAGLAVLEAVAGQVGFDYEIEERAFGGAGIDAAGHPLPDATLQACRQADAILLAAIGSPQYDDAAVRPEQGLLQLRKELGLFANIRPVKIFDSLKDYSPLKADRLDGVDLVMVRELTGGIYFGEHILETDQASDSNTYQVEEIERVVRSAFDLAQKRRKKVTSIDKQNVLATSKLWRKVADEVAKDYPDVTLEHQLVDSAAMLLITNPSRFDVLVTENLFGDILSDEASVLTGTLGVLPSASHAVAGPSLYEPIHGSAPDIAGQGIANPVSMILSVAMMLEESFDLVQAGQTIRQAVEAVFAEGIFTKDLGGSVSTKEMTAAIIEQLERRSP; this is encoded by the coding sequence ATGACGAAAAAAATTGTAGCCTTGGCTGGTGATGGAATCGGTCCTGAAATCATGGAGGCTGGCCTAGCAGTTCTCGAGGCTGTTGCTGGGCAAGTAGGATTTGATTATGAGATTGAGGAGAGAGCTTTTGGTGGTGCTGGGATTGATGCGGCTGGCCATCCTCTACCAGATGCTACCTTGCAAGCCTGCCGTCAGGCGGATGCGATTTTGTTAGCAGCTATCGGTAGCCCTCAATATGATGATGCGGCGGTCCGTCCAGAACAAGGTCTTCTTCAACTTCGGAAGGAATTGGGTCTCTTTGCCAATATCCGTCCGGTGAAAATTTTTGATAGCCTGAAAGACTATTCTCCTCTGAAGGCCGACAGGCTGGATGGTGTGGATTTGGTCATGGTACGGGAGTTGACAGGTGGGATTTATTTTGGAGAGCATATCCTTGAAACTGACCAAGCCAGCGATAGCAATACCTATCAGGTAGAAGAGATTGAACGGGTTGTCCGCTCTGCCTTTGACCTAGCCCAAAAAAGACGAAAAAAAGTCACCAGCATTGATAAACAAAATGTACTGGCGACGTCAAAATTATGGCGGAAGGTGGCGGATGAAGTGGCTAAGGACTACCCAGATGTGACCTTGGAGCACCAGTTGGTGGATAGCGCAGCCATGCTTTTGATTACCAATCCTAGTCGGTTTGATGTCTTGGTGACGGAAAATCTTTTCGGAGATATTTTGTCGGATGAGGCCAGCGTATTAACAGGAACGCTAGGGGTTCTGCCTTCTGCCAGTCACGCGGTGGCAGGTCCTAGTCTCTACGAACCTATCCATGGTTCGGCACCGGATATTGCAGGTCAGGGCATTGCCAACCCTGTCAGCATGATTCTATCTGTTGCCATGATGCTGGAAGAAAGTTTTGATTTGGTCCAAGCAGGTCAGACTATTCGCCAAGCCGTTGAAGCGGTCTTTGCAGAGGGCATTTTCACTAAAGATCTAGGTGGTAGCGTATCTACCAAAGAAATGACAGCGGCTATTATTGAACAGCTTGAAAGGAGGTCACCATGA
- a CDS encoding 2-isopropylmalate synthase codes for MRVIEFLDTTLRDGEQTPGVNFSIKEKVTIAKQLEKWGISAIEAGFPAASPDSFEAVRQIAAAMTKTAVTGLARSVKSDIDACYEALKDAKYPQIHVFIATSPIHREFKLQKTKEEILAQITEHVSYARERFEVVEFSPEDATRTELEYLLEVVQTAVDAGATYINIPDTVGFTTPQHYGEIFRYLTTNVKSDREIIFSPHCHNDLGMAVANTLSAIKNGAGRVEGTINGIGERAGNAALEEVAVALEIRKDFYDVTSSIVLKETLNTSELVSRFSGIAIPRNKAVVGGNAFSHESGIHQDGVLKNPLTYEIITPELVGVKKNSLPLGKLSGRHAFVEKLKELDLYFEEGDVASLFARFKKLADKKEKITDADIRALVAGTEISNRDGFQFKDLRLDSHSDGSIQAQVIFINQDEEEVVVAESGKGSVEAVFNAIDQFFHQEISLERYHIDAITDGIDAQARVLVAVENKATETIFNASGIDFDVVKASAIAYIHANVMVQKENSGQIDKKLSEKDMPHI; via the coding sequence ATGCGTGTGATTGAATTTTTAGATACGACTTTACGAGATGGTGAACAGACGCCGGGTGTGAATTTTTCTATCAAGGAAAAAGTGACCATCGCCAAGCAGTTGGAAAAATGGGGGATTTCTGCCATTGAAGCGGGTTTCCCAGCGGCCAGTCCTGATTCGTTTGAAGCGGTCCGTCAGATTGCGGCAGCGATGACCAAGACGGCTGTGACAGGTTTGGCACGGTCAGTCAAATCAGACATTGATGCTTGTTATGAGGCCCTGAAAGATGCCAAGTATCCGCAGATTCATGTTTTTATTGCGACCAGTCCGATTCACCGTGAATTTAAACTTCAAAAGACCAAAGAAGAAATTTTGGCGCAAATCACAGAACATGTCAGCTATGCCCGTGAGCGTTTTGAGGTGGTGGAGTTCTCGCCAGAGGATGCGACACGGACGGAGTTGGAGTATTTGCTAGAAGTAGTGCAGACAGCGGTAGATGCGGGTGCGACCTACATCAACATTCCAGATACAGTCGGCTTTACGACTCCTCAGCACTACGGAGAAATTTTCCGTTACTTGACAACAAACGTCAAATCGGACCGTGAGATTATTTTCAGTCCGCATTGCCATAATGACCTAGGTATGGCTGTTGCCAATACCCTTTCAGCTATTAAAAACGGTGCAGGTCGTGTCGAGGGGACCATCAACGGTATCGGTGAGCGAGCAGGGAATGCGGCCCTTGAAGAAGTAGCTGTTGCCCTTGAAATTCGGAAAGATTTCTATGATGTGACTAGTTCGATTGTTCTAAAGGAAACCCTCAACACTTCAGAATTGGTCTCTCGCTTCTCTGGGATTGCCATTCCACGCAATAAGGCGGTTGTCGGTGGCAATGCCTTCTCACACGAGTCAGGTATCCATCAAGATGGTGTCTTGAAAAATCCATTGACCTATGAAATCATTACACCTGAGTTGGTAGGGGTCAAGAAAAATTCGCTGCCACTGGGTAAACTATCTGGTCGCCACGCTTTTGTGGAAAAGCTGAAAGAACTAGACCTGTATTTTGAAGAAGGAGACGTTGCTAGCTTGTTTGCTCGTTTCAAAAAACTGGCAGACAAGAAGGAAAAAATTACGGATGCGGATATTCGAGCTCTAGTAGCTGGGACAGAAATTAGCAATCGTGATGGCTTCCAATTTAAAGATTTACGTTTGGATAGTCACTCTGACGGAAGTATTCAGGCTCAGGTCATCTTCATCAATCAGGATGAGGAAGAAGTGGTTGTTGCAGAGTCAGGCAAGGGTTCTGTTGAGGCTGTCTTTAATGCCATTGACCAATTTTTCCACCAAGAGATTAGCTTGGAACGGTATCATATTGACGCCATTACCGATGGAATCGATGCTCAGGCGCGTGTGCTTGTCGCTGTAGAAAACAAGGCAACGGAAACAATCTTTAATGCCTCTGGTATTGACTTTGACGTGGTGAAGGCTTCTGCCATTGCCTATATCCATGCTAATGTCATGGTGCAAAAAGAAAATAGTGGACAGATAGATAAGAAACTATCTGAGAAGGACATGCCACACATCTAG
- a CDS encoding GlsB/YeaQ/YmgE family stress response membrane protein → MLASIVAGAIIGLIAGALTSSDDRRGCLGNIILGLAGSWIGQLLFGDWGPQFAGMALVPSVFGAVLLVAIFSSSRRN, encoded by the coding sequence ATGTTAGCAAGTATTGTCGCAGGTGCCATTATTGGCTTGATTGCAGGTGCTCTTACTTCGTCAGATGACCGTCGTGGTTGTCTGGGGAATATTATTCTTGGACTTGCTGGTTCATGGATTGGGCAGTTGCTCTTTGGTGACTGGGGTCCACAGTTTGCTGGTATGGCCCTGGTACCATCAGTCTTTGGAGCAGTATTACTGGTGGCAATTTTTAGCAGTTCCAGACGGAATTAA
- a CDS encoding aminopeptidase, producing the protein MVLPNFKENLAKYAKLLVSTGINVQPGHTIQLTIGVDQAELARLIVKEAYAHGAKEVLVNWLDDVIARERLVNVDVELLEQVHPQRVTEMNYLLERKASRLVVLSEDPGAYDGVDPEKLSRNARALSQALQPMRQATQANKVSWTLGAASGLEWAKKVFPNAASDEEAVDLLWDQIFKTCRIYEEDPIKAWEEHEARLVAKAKVLNDEQFVKLHYTAPGTDLVLGMPKNHLWEAAGSVNAQGEHFIANMPTEEVFTAPDYRVADGYVTSTKPLSYNGNIIEGIKVTFKDGEIVDVTAEKGDEVMKKLVFDNAGARGLGEVALVPDKSPISQSGVTFFNTLFDENASNHLAIGQAYAFSIEGGTEMSQEELKEAGLNRSDVHVDFMIGSNKMNIDGIREDGTRVPIFRDGEWAI; encoded by the coding sequence ATGGTATTACCAAATTTTAAAGAAAATCTCGCTAAATATGCTAAACTTTTGGTTTCAACAGGTATCAATGTGCAACCAGGTCACACGATTCAATTGACAATTGGAGTAGATCAGGCTGAGTTGGCTCGTTTGATTGTCAAAGAAGCTTATGCTCACGGTGCTAAGGAAGTCTTGGTCAACTGGTTGGACGATGTGATTGCGCGTGAACGTTTGGTCAATGTTGATGTGGAACTCTTGGAACAAGTTCATCCACAACGTGTTACTGAAATGAACTACCTCCTAGAGCGCAAGGCAAGCCGTTTGGTGGTCTTGTCTGAAGATCCAGGAGCTTACGACGGTGTGGATCCAGAGAAATTATCTCGCAACGCTCGTGCACTCAGCCAAGCATTGCAGCCAATGCGTCAAGCAACGCAAGCTAACAAGGTTAGTTGGACACTTGGTGCAGCCTCTGGTTTGGAATGGGCTAAAAAAGTCTTTCCAAATGCAGCGTCTGACGAAGAGGCAGTGGACCTCCTTTGGGATCAAATCTTCAAGACTTGCCGTATCTACGAAGAAGATCCAATCAAGGCTTGGGAAGAGCACGAGGCACGCTTGGTGGCTAAGGCTAAGGTTCTTAACGACGAGCAGTTTGTCAAATTGCACTACACAGCACCAGGAACTGACCTTGTTCTCGGTATGCCGAAAAACCACTTGTGGGAAGCGGCTGGTTCGGTCAATGCCCAAGGTGAACACTTTATTGCCAACATGCCAACAGAAGAGGTCTTCACAGCACCTGACTACCGTGTAGCAGACGGCTATGTAACGTCTACAAAACCACTCAGCTACAATGGTAACATCATCGAAGGTATTAAAGTAACCTTCAAAGATGGTGAAATCGTGGATGTAACAGCTGAAAAAGGCGATGAAGTCATGAAGAAATTGGTCTTTGACAATGCTGGTGCACGTGGTCTCGGTGAAGTTGCCCTTGTGCCAGACAAGAGCCCAATCTCTCAATCAGGCGTGACTTTCTTCAATACTCTCTTTGACGAAAATGCCTCAAACCACTTGGCGATTGGTCAAGCCTATGCCTTCTCTATCGAAGGTGGTACAGAAATGAGCCAGGAAGAGCTCAAAGAAGCTGGTCTCAACCGCTCAGATGTTCACGTGGACTTCATGATTGGTTCAAACAAGATGAACATTGACGGTATCCGTGAAGACGGTACCCGTGTACCAATCTTCCGTGACGGTGAGTGGGCTATCTAA
- a CDS encoding nitroreductase, with the protein MSNFAKLQETRRSIYALGKDLPVSNEEVVALVEKAMKESPSAFNSQSSRAVVLFGAESEAFWNEIAYSELEKVTPAEAFEATKGRLASFAAGAGTILFFEDQDVVKGLQESFPLYAENFPIWSEQAHGINLYAVWLAFAEKNIGMNVQHYNPLVDAQVAEKYGIPANWKLRAQAPFGSIAAPAADKDYMADGDRVKVFGN; encoded by the coding sequence ATGTCAAACTTTGCAAAACTTCAAGAAACTCGCCGTTCAATCTACGCACTCGGTAAAGACTTGCCAGTATCAAATGAAGAAGTAGTAGCACTTGTTGAGAAAGCCATGAAAGAATCTCCATCAGCTTTCAACTCACAATCTAGCCGTGCAGTGGTACTTTTTGGTGCGGAGTCAGAAGCTTTCTGGAACGAAATTGCCTACAGCGAATTGGAAAAAGTAACGCCTGCAGAAGCTTTTGAAGCTACAAAAGGTCGCTTGGCTAGCTTTGCAGCTGGTGCTGGTACTATCTTGTTCTTCGAAGACCAAGACGTGGTCAAAGGCTTGCAAGAGAGCTTCCCGCTTTACGCTGAAAACTTCCCAATCTGGTCTGAGCAAGCTCACGGTATCAACTTGTACGCAGTATGGTTGGCTTTCGCTGAGAAAAACATCGGCATGAACGTACAACACTACAACCCATTGGTTGATGCACAAGTTGCTGAAAAATACGGTATCCCAGCTAACTGGAAACTCCGTGCCCAAGCACCATTCGGAAGCATCGCAGCGCCAGCAGCAGACAAAGACTACATGGCGGATGGGGACCGTGTAAAAGTTTTTGGTAACTAG